In Rhodothermales bacterium, a single window of DNA contains:
- a CDS encoding DNA topoisomerase IV subunit B yields MSNLYTGENIQVLEGLEPVRKRPGMYIGGTGKPGLHHLLWEVVDNSVDEATNGYASHIDVVLHRDGRSITVSDNGRGIPVDIHPTKKIPTVQLILTTLHSGGKFDSSNYITSGGLHGVGASVVNALSEELLITIKRDGGTWEQRYERGVPVSKLLKTASNSRGSGTTTYFRPDPEIFETVEFDAELIEENLEIKTYLNGALRIAFRNEVTGTKKEFHHEGGISEYQQHLLEEAGARPVHPESFVIRQADMTDGARVELALQWTESPRELVRSFVNGIPTRDGGTHEQGFRDAVRSAVRAYMDTHDLMPKKLEISADDIREGIVGVVNLFMVDPQFQGQTKEKLNNPEIKSIVAGAVRLELEQFLNQHPTTGDAIATRIVQAAKARHASRAAASSVRRKSSVSHRLNLPGKLADCSSTDPAESELFIVEGDSAGGSAKQGRNRNTQAILPLRGKVLNAEQATLSKVMENKELSNVVQALGCGLGDQLDVAKLRYHKIILLMDADSDGHHITTLLLTFLYRYMKPLIEEGYVYIAQPPLYRMDAAKQTWWALDDLDRERIEKLIRKKNKNAKIELQRFKGLGEMMPATLHETTLDPDRRRLLQVAIPDAERMRTEQTISDLMGKDASARFDFIMNGAGEVQELDV; encoded by the coding sequence ATGAGCAATTTGTACACGGGAGAAAACATCCAGGTGCTGGAGGGGCTCGAACCCGTCCGGAAGCGACCGGGCATGTATATCGGGGGCACCGGAAAGCCCGGCTTGCATCATCTGCTTTGGGAAGTCGTCGACAACTCGGTGGATGAAGCCACGAACGGGTATGCCTCCCACATTGACGTCGTACTCCACCGGGATGGTCGTTCCATTACCGTGTCGGACAACGGTCGGGGCATCCCCGTGGATATCCACCCGACCAAGAAGATTCCTACGGTCCAGCTTATTCTGACCACCCTGCATTCCGGAGGCAAATTCGACTCCAGCAACTATATCACGTCCGGTGGCTTGCACGGGGTCGGTGCGTCCGTGGTGAATGCCCTTTCGGAAGAGCTGCTGATTACCATCAAGCGGGACGGGGGGACATGGGAGCAGCGCTACGAGCGCGGTGTTCCGGTTTCGAAACTGCTGAAAACGGCCTCCAATTCGCGGGGATCGGGAACGACCACCTATTTCCGGCCAGATCCGGAGATCTTCGAGACCGTCGAGTTCGACGCCGAACTGATCGAGGAAAACCTCGAAATCAAAACCTACCTGAATGGAGCGCTCAGGATTGCCTTCCGGAACGAGGTTACCGGTACCAAGAAGGAATTCCACCACGAAGGGGGTATATCCGAATACCAGCAGCATTTGCTGGAAGAGGCGGGCGCCCGCCCGGTTCATCCGGAATCGTTCGTCATCCGGCAGGCAGACATGACGGATGGCGCCCGCGTGGAGCTGGCCTTGCAGTGGACAGAGTCGCCGCGGGAACTGGTTCGTTCGTTCGTGAATGGCATTCCGACCCGGGATGGGGGGACCCATGAGCAGGGCTTCCGGGATGCCGTACGCTCGGCAGTACGCGCCTACATGGACACGCACGACCTCATGCCGAAAAAACTTGAGATTTCCGCGGATGATATCCGGGAGGGAATCGTGGGCGTGGTGAACCTGTTCATGGTCGATCCCCAGTTCCAGGGCCAGACGAAGGAAAAACTGAACAATCCGGAAATCAAGTCCATTGTTGCCGGTGCGGTTCGCCTGGAGTTGGAGCAATTCCTGAACCAGCATCCCACGACGGGAGACGCCATTGCCACCCGTATTGTGCAGGCGGCAAAGGCCCGGCACGCAAGCCGGGCGGCCGCTTCCAGCGTCCGGCGCAAGTCCAGCGTATCACACCGGTTGAACCTGCCCGGCAAGTTGGCTGATTGTTCGAGTACCGATCCGGCAGAGAGCGAATTGTTCATTGTTGAGGGCGACTCGGCGGGTGGATCGGCCAAGCAGGGGCGCAACCGGAACACGCAGGCCATTCTGCCGCTTCGTGGGAAGGTGCTGAATGCCGAACAGGCCACGCTCAGCAAGGTCATGGAGAACAAGGAATTGTCGAATGTGGTCCAGGCTCTGGGATGTGGACTGGGCGATCAGCTGGACGTCGCGAAGCTCCGCTATCACAAGATCATCCTGCTCATGGATGCCGATTCCGATGGTCATCACATCACGACGTTGCTGTTGACCTTCCTGTACCGGTACATGAAGCCGCTGATAGAGGAGGGGTACGTCTACATCGCCCAGCCACCCCTGTATCGCATGGACGCCGCAAAACAGACCTGGTGGGCCCTGGATGATCTTGACCGGGAACGCATTGAGAAACTCATCCGCAAGAAAAACAAGAATGCCAAGATCGAGCTCCAGCGTTTCAAGGGTCTTGGCGAGATGATGCCGGCAACCCTGCACGAGACCACGCTCGACCCTGACAGGCGGCGGTTGTTGCAGGTGGCCATACCCGATGCTGAACGCATGCGTACGGAGCAGACCATTTCAGACCTTATGGGGAAAGATGCATCTGCCCGTTTTGATTTCATCATGAACGGTGCCGGCGAAGTCCAGGAGCTGGACGTGTAG
- a CDS encoding enoyl-CoA hydratase-related protein has translation MLLLEHTNDHRIATLTLNRPDKRNALNAALVKELIRYLNDLATDSRMRVVILTGAGNVFSAGADLQALQQLKDASLDDNLNDSLLLAELFVTMRTVPYIILARVQGHAIAGGGGLVAASDLAIASDGAKFGFTEVRIGFVPALVNVLLEDRISSAHRRDLFLSGRLIDAKTALRMGLIHRVTTDLELDDLVRQQAADLARNTSRNAVARTKSLLHGPPDAFRKRMESAAHVNAEARGDSECQAGVASFLDRVDPPWVRAWDADHHDRA, from the coding sequence ATGCTGCTGCTTGAACACACGAACGACCACCGTATTGCTACGCTGACGCTGAACCGGCCGGACAAGCGCAACGCGCTGAATGCGGCCCTCGTCAAGGAACTGATTCGGTACCTGAATGACCTGGCAACCGATTCCCGCATGCGGGTCGTCATCCTGACCGGCGCGGGAAACGTGTTTTCTGCAGGAGCGGATCTCCAAGCGCTGCAACAGCTCAAGGACGCTTCGCTGGATGATAACTTGAACGACTCGTTGCTGTTGGCCGAATTGTTTGTGACCATGAGGACCGTCCCGTACATCATTCTGGCCCGCGTTCAAGGGCATGCCATTGCCGGTGGCGGAGGACTGGTGGCGGCGTCTGATCTGGCCATCGCCAGTGACGGCGCTAAGTTCGGTTTTACGGAAGTGCGCATTGGATTCGTTCCTGCGCTCGTCAATGTGTTGCTCGAGGATCGTATCTCAAGCGCCCATCGACGGGACCTGTTCCTGTCGGGCCGGCTGATTGATGCCAAGACCGCATTGCGGATGGGACTCATCCACCGGGTGACCACCGATCTGGAACTGGACGACCTGGTTCGCCAGCAAGCGGCCGATTTGGCCCGGAATACCAGCCGGAATGCGGTGGCTCGTACGAAATCCTTGCTCCACGGTCCTCCCGATGCCTTCCGGAAACGCATGGAGTCGGCGGCACATGTGAACGCCGAAGCTCGGGGAGACAGCGAGTGCCAGGCCGGGGTTGCTTCTTTTCTGGATCGTGTGGATCCCCCCTGGGTCCGCGCATGGGATGCCGACCATCATGATCGCGCCTGA
- a CDS encoding helix-turn-helix transcriptional regulator: MDYLSRTEELILLVVWRLQGDAYGLTIRALLGDLTDTEWSIGAVYSPLKRLARRGYLEYWDSDPTDERGGRSKRCYRLSDKGVRALSAVRALTEAAWSGLTPVPSN, translated from the coding sequence ATGGATTACCTGTCCCGAACGGAAGAACTCATCCTGTTGGTCGTCTGGCGCTTGCAAGGTGACGCCTACGGTCTCACCATCCGCGCACTCCTGGGTGATCTCACAGACACCGAGTGGTCGATCGGTGCCGTCTACAGTCCCTTGAAGCGACTGGCACGGCGCGGCTACTTGGAGTACTGGGACAGCGACCCGACTGATGAACGGGGTGGTCGCTCCAAACGGTGTTACCGATTGTCCGACAAAGGTGTACGTGCACTATCCGCCGTCCGTGCACTGACCGAGGCAGCGTGGTCTGGCCTGACTCCGGTACCGTCGAATTGA
- a CDS encoding M14 family metallopeptidase yields MSRTATPSVLALLCVLLSAPPAGAQEVDLGFLLTRAERSDWMETTTYDEVVGFLDVAARNASNLHLTYFGYTTEGRALPLIVYGNVSGPSAEAVRASGKTRVYLQGNIHGGEVCGKESLLMLVRELASGRHAQLADSLVLLIAPIYNADGNERVRLDNRPRQNGPLGGMGQRPNAEGLDLNRDHMKTASPEAHSVIGLMRDYDPHVSVDLHTTNGSRHAYHLTYAPPLNPNTEPALDTLLRSEWLPRLTERMKDARGWNTYYYGNLPFRPGSEGWYTFDHRPRFNNNYTGLRNRLSILSEAYAYDTFRNRVLSTKDFVEEILLLVHSQATRVKSLTAAWDAMDLVGKELAVRSEIAMNEASSTILLGEVRTTSHPYTGDMVLEREDVEIPTPMPEYGMFVPTERSRVPLAWMVPVTDNSTMDRIRKSLDLHGIVYSTREGAGIQAESFRVDSLLRAERPFQGVFEVEVKGAWMPAPPSVIGDSAILYIPSAQPLGRLAHYLLDPRSDDGLANWAVMDELLEEGSWYPILRTVE; encoded by the coding sequence ATGTCCCGCACTGCCACCCCTTCTGTCCTCGCGCTGTTGTGCGTGCTGCTCTCGGCGCCTCCCGCCGGCGCCCAGGAAGTCGATCTCGGATTCCTGCTGACACGGGCCGAACGGTCGGACTGGATGGAGACCACCACCTATGACGAGGTCGTGGGCTTCCTTGACGTCGCGGCGCGGAATGCGTCCAATTTGCATCTGACCTACTTCGGATATACAACCGAGGGGCGGGCTCTGCCCTTGATTGTATATGGCAACGTCAGTGGCCCTTCGGCAGAAGCTGTCCGTGCCAGCGGAAAGACCCGTGTCTATCTTCAGGGCAATATCCATGGAGGCGAGGTTTGTGGAAAGGAATCGCTGCTCATGTTGGTACGGGAACTGGCATCGGGGCGCCATGCCCAACTGGCAGATTCACTCGTGCTCCTTATAGCCCCCATCTACAATGCAGACGGGAACGAACGGGTGCGTCTGGACAACAGGCCGCGACAGAACGGTCCCCTTGGTGGCATGGGTCAACGTCCGAACGCGGAGGGACTGGACCTGAACCGCGACCACATGAAGACCGCAAGTCCCGAAGCGCACAGTGTGATCGGGCTCATGCGGGATTACGATCCACACGTGTCCGTGGATCTGCATACGACGAACGGCTCACGTCATGCCTATCACCTGACCTATGCACCGCCATTGAATCCCAACACGGAGCCGGCGCTCGACACGCTTCTGCGGTCAGAATGGTTGCCCCGGTTGACGGAACGCATGAAGGACGCCCGTGGATGGAATACGTATTACTATGGCAATTTGCCGTTCCGGCCCGGAAGCGAGGGATGGTATACATTCGACCACCGTCCGCGCTTCAACAACAACTACACAGGCTTGCGCAACCGCCTGTCCATCCTGAGCGAGGCGTATGCGTACGACACGTTCCGGAATCGGGTATTGTCCACGAAGGATTTCGTGGAGGAGATCCTGCTTCTGGTCCACTCGCAGGCAACGCGCGTCAAATCCCTGACGGCGGCGTGGGACGCCATGGACCTGGTCGGGAAGGAACTGGCCGTTCGCAGCGAGATCGCCATGAATGAGGCCAGCAGTACCATCCTTCTGGGCGAAGTGCGAACGACAAGCCATCCGTACACCGGCGACATGGTCCTTGAGCGGGAGGACGTGGAGATACCGACACCTATGCCGGAATACGGCATGTTCGTGCCGACGGAACGCAGTCGTGTTCCCCTCGCCTGGATGGTGCCGGTGACCGACAACAGCACCATGGACCGGATCCGGAAGTCGCTGGACCTGCACGGGATTGTGTATTCCACCCGGGAGGGGGCGGGCATCCAGGCCGAATCCTTCCGCGTCGACTCGCTCCTCCGGGCTGAGAGACCGTTCCAGGGCGTCTTCGAGGTCGAGGTGAAGGGCGCCTGGATGCCCGCCCCGCCCTCGGTGATTGGTGACTCGGCGATCCTCTATATCCCTTCGGCGCAACCATTGGGACGTCTGGCGCACTACCTGTTGGACCCGCGGTCCGACGATGGTCTGGCCAACTGGGCTGTCATGGATGAACTCCTTGAAGAGGGATCTTGGTATCCCATCCTGCGAACCGTGGAATGA
- a CDS encoding DNA topoisomerase IV subunit A — MPVVDVIPLHETTRSRYLNYALSVITSRALPDIRDGLKPVQRRILYAMFNNLHLYPDGRFRKSATVVGEVMGKYHPHGDSAIYDAMVRMAQSFSLRAPLVDGHGNFGSLDGDSPAAMRYTEAKLQPLAMELLQELRKDTVAYRPTFDGTLFEPVVLPTSVPNLLLNGASGIAVGMATNIPPHNLAELVDACIYLIASPNARVSTLVENHIKGPDFPTGGRILNTPDSIRQIYEQGEGAIELRGEYEMEGKSRVIITSIPYGLTKSALIEQIADHILKGKIPQLVDVRDESTDDVRIVLEIKRGADQDVAMAYLLKHTSLQTKFHVNLTCLIPTDNPEVCAPARVDLVTILRHFLDFRMQVVVRRLEYDLAQLEKRIHILRGFEKIFSALDEAIRIIRSSDNKADAAQRLMHRFGLDDIQADAILETKLYKLSKLEIDAIRTELEEKEAKAAEIRALLADEPARWSIIRTELRDLKEKFADPRRTPIAGPDEAIEYSAEDYIVEEDVFVIVTADGWVKRQRSYGDVESIRVRDGDSVNWIYPSTTREAVIFVTNFGKAYTCRVEALLSTTGHGAPVQKLFDFSDREHIVGVVCTDRRSLPKPAPRAEDAPELFGENGEPVEEPLTIVGVSTDGQILRLPLENFSDPSTVAGRMFMRLQKGAEVIRAEIAGGGENVCLASRGGYCLIFPVNQVPIMKSAAKGVRAIRLEAKDQVAGWTLSDAARQGLELETSRGRTEIVRTTKFDVANRANKGKLIIKRGGVARVVYETVEIRSE; from the coding sequence ATGCCTGTTGTAGATGTCATCCCATTGCATGAAACAACGCGTTCCAGGTATCTGAACTATGCGTTGTCCGTTATTACCAGCCGGGCCTTGCCCGATATCCGGGATGGTCTGAAGCCGGTCCAGCGTCGCATCCTGTACGCGATGTTCAACAACCTGCACCTTTACCCCGACGGGCGATTCAGGAAGAGCGCAACGGTGGTGGGGGAGGTCATGGGCAAGTACCACCCACACGGTGATTCCGCCATCTACGACGCCATGGTCCGGATGGCGCAATCGTTTTCACTTCGTGCGCCGCTCGTGGATGGTCACGGGAATTTCGGGTCCCTGGATGGGGATTCGCCGGCGGCCATGCGCTACACCGAGGCCAAGCTGCAACCGCTGGCCATGGAGCTGCTGCAGGAACTGCGTAAGGATACGGTTGCGTACCGGCCGACCTTCGACGGAACGCTGTTCGAGCCCGTCGTGCTGCCCACCAGTGTCCCGAACCTGCTGCTGAATGGCGCATCGGGCATTGCAGTGGGTATGGCCACGAACATTCCACCGCACAACCTGGCGGAATTGGTGGACGCCTGCATCTACCTGATTGCATCCCCGAATGCGCGCGTATCGACCCTCGTCGAGAACCACATCAAAGGCCCCGATTTTCCGACGGGCGGCCGGATCCTGAATACCCCTGATTCCATCCGGCAGATCTATGAGCAGGGGGAAGGGGCCATCGAGTTGCGGGGGGAATATGAGATGGAGGGCAAATCGCGCGTCATCATCACGAGTATTCCGTACGGACTCACCAAGAGTGCCCTCATCGAGCAGATAGCGGACCACATCCTGAAGGGAAAAATCCCCCAATTGGTGGATGTGCGCGACGAATCGACGGACGACGTGCGCATTGTGCTGGAAATCAAACGCGGTGCCGATCAGGACGTAGCCATGGCATATCTCCTGAAACACACGTCGCTTCAGACCAAATTCCACGTCAACCTGACGTGCCTCATCCCGACAGACAATCCCGAAGTGTGCGCTCCGGCACGTGTGGACCTGGTCACGATTCTCCGGCATTTCCTTGATTTCCGGATGCAGGTGGTGGTCCGGAGGCTGGAGTATGACCTCGCTCAGCTGGAAAAACGGATCCACATCCTGCGCGGGTTCGAGAAAATCTTCAGCGCCCTGGACGAAGCCATCCGGATAATCCGTTCATCGGACAACAAGGCGGATGCCGCCCAGCGCCTCATGCATCGTTTTGGCCTGGATGACATCCAGGCTGATGCCATCCTGGAAACGAAGCTGTACAAGCTTTCCAAGCTGGAAATCGATGCCATCCGGACGGAACTGGAGGAAAAGGAGGCGAAGGCCGCGGAAATCCGGGCATTGCTTGCCGATGAACCTGCGCGATGGAGCATCATCCGAACCGAACTGCGGGATCTGAAGGAGAAATTTGCCGATCCGCGCAGGACACCCATCGCGGGTCCAGATGAGGCCATCGAATACTCTGCCGAGGACTATATCGTGGAGGAAGACGTCTTCGTCATTGTGACCGCGGACGGTTGGGTAAAACGGCAGCGTTCCTACGGAGATGTGGAAAGCATCCGCGTTCGTGACGGGGACTCCGTCAATTGGATTTACCCGTCCACGACCCGGGAGGCGGTCATTTTCGTGACGAACTTCGGGAAGGCCTACACGTGCCGGGTGGAAGCCCTGTTGAGCACGACGGGTCACGGAGCGCCTGTCCAGAAGTTGTTCGATTTCTCGGACAGGGAACACATTGTCGGTGTGGTGTGCACGGACCGACGGTCATTGCCGAAACCTGCACCGCGAGCCGAGGATGCCCCTGAATTGTTCGGTGAGAACGGCGAACCGGTCGAAGAGCCGTTGACCATCGTGGGCGTGTCGACGGATGGCCAGATATTGCGGTTGCCCCTGGAGAATTTTTCCGATCCGTCGACGGTTGCCGGGCGGATGTTCATGCGCTTGCAGAAGGGTGCCGAAGTCATCCGGGCTGAAATCGCCGGTGGCGGGGAAAATGTGTGTTTGGCCTCGCGGGGTGGCTATTGCCTGATTTTCCCCGTGAATCAGGTGCCGATCATGAAGAGTGCGGCCAAAGGGGTACGGGCCATCCGCCTGGAAGCGAAGGATCAGGTGGCAGGCTGGACGCTGTCCGATGCGGCCCGCCAGGGTCTCGAGCTGGAAACCAGTCGCGGACGGACGGAGATTGTCCGCACGACCAAGTTTGACGTGGCCAACCGTGCCAACAAGGGCAAACTGATCATCAAGCGGGGTGGCGTTGCCCGTGTGGTCTATGAAACCGTAGAAATCCGTTCAGAATGA
- the plsY gene encoding glycerol-3-phosphate 1-O-acyltransferase PlsY — translation MLSLAVIIVLSYLIGSIPGSILVGKLFHGIDVRNHGSGNAGATNTFRVLGWKSGVVATVIDLGKGIVAAGVISGLRIDPIPGGLGFWDANTVVSLIAGVAAVIGHMFPIWAGFKGGKGVNTTAGMLIALTPATMALTLSVFVLVLVLTRYVSVASLSAVVTYPLAIGISKYVLGSTVLDASIFVFALFLAAGLFIAHRTNIQRLMSGTENRLRTFRPGRGMHGRGEV, via the coding sequence ATGCTCTCGCTTGCGGTGATCATCGTTCTGAGTTATCTCATCGGATCCATTCCGGGCAGTATCCTGGTCGGTAAGCTGTTCCACGGGATCGATGTGCGGAATCATGGCAGCGGCAACGCCGGTGCGACAAACACTTTCCGGGTCCTCGGTTGGAAATCCGGTGTGGTCGCGACCGTCATCGATCTGGGCAAAGGCATTGTCGCCGCTGGCGTCATCTCGGGCTTGCGGATTGATCCCATCCCCGGAGGGCTCGGGTTCTGGGATGCCAACACGGTTGTCAGCCTCATTGCGGGTGTCGCGGCCGTAATCGGGCATATGTTTCCCATCTGGGCGGGCTTCAAAGGGGGAAAGGGGGTCAATACCACCGCCGGAATGCTGATAGCACTGACCCCCGCCACCATGGCCTTGACCCTTTCCGTATTCGTCCTCGTCCTGGTACTTACCCGGTACGTCTCGGTGGCTTCCCTGTCCGCGGTGGTCACGTACCCGCTGGCCATCGGGATCAGCAAGTATGTGTTGGGGTCGACGGTACTCGACGCATCCATATTTGTCTTTGCGCTGTTCCTGGCGGCCGGTTTATTCATCGCCCATCGGACCAATATCCAGCGCCTCATGAGCGGAACGGAGAACAGACTTCGTACTTTCCGACCCGGTCGGGGCATGCATGGGCGCGGAGAAGTCTGA
- the purM gene encoding phosphoribosylformylglycinamidine cyclo-ligase, with product MATYKEAGVDIAAGEETVRRIKPLVRSTFTKGVMTDIGAFGAFFDVDWKAYDHPVLVSSVDGVGTKLKVAFGMGVHDTVGQDLVNHCVNDIAVCGAIPLYFMDYFSTGKLSTDTAVSVVEGFATACRENGCALIGGETAEMPDIYTEGEYDLAGMIVGIVEKNRIVDGSGIRKGDILIGFPSTGLHTNGYSLARHVLLSVFDLHDRPDELGGASVGEALLTVHRSYLGLIQALVGHGGVRGLVHVTGGGIPGNTARVLPDGCGMEVDYAAWQRPALFRLIQEHGQVPEDDMRSALNLGIGLIAIASPTDADALMAAARALGEEPVAIGRVT from the coding sequence ATGGCCACGTACAAGGAAGCCGGAGTAGACATTGCCGCCGGTGAAGAAACCGTCCGGCGCATAAAGCCGCTCGTCAGGAGCACCTTCACGAAAGGTGTGATGACCGATATCGGAGCATTCGGAGCCTTTTTTGACGTGGATTGGAAGGCCTACGATCATCCCGTGCTGGTTTCCTCCGTGGACGGGGTCGGCACGAAGTTGAAGGTGGCCTTCGGCATGGGTGTGCATGACACCGTGGGCCAGGACCTGGTCAACCACTGTGTGAACGACATTGCGGTCTGTGGAGCCATCCCGTTGTACTTCATGGACTACTTCTCAACCGGGAAGCTGTCCACGGACACCGCGGTTTCGGTGGTGGAAGGGTTTGCCACGGCCTGCCGGGAGAACGGTTGTGCGCTCATCGGCGGCGAGACGGCCGAAATGCCCGACATCTACACGGAAGGCGAATACGATCTGGCGGGAATGATTGTCGGTATCGTGGAGAAGAATCGGATTGTGGATGGCAGTGGAATCCGGAAAGGCGATATCCTGATCGGTTTCCCTTCCACAGGATTGCACACGAATGGGTACTCGCTGGCTCGCCATGTCCTCCTCTCCGTCTTCGACCTGCACGACCGGCCGGATGAACTGGGTGGTGCCAGCGTGGGGGAGGCCCTGCTGACGGTCCATCGTTCCTATCTGGGCCTCATCCAGGCCCTGGTTGGACACGGGGGTGTCCGGGGGCTGGTTCATGTCACGGGTGGTGGCATTCCCGGAAATACGGCCCGGGTGCTTCCGGATGGATGTGGCATGGAGGTCGATTACGCCGCGTGGCAACGACCGGCGTTGTTCCGTTTGATCCAGGAGCACGGCCAGGTTCCGGAGGATGACATGCGATCGGCGCTGAACCTGGGTATCGGTCTGATTGCCATCGCCTCGCCGACCGATGCGGATGCCCTCATGGCCGCCGCTCGCGCCCTTGGTGAAGAACCTGTGGCCATCGGGCGCGTGACATGA
- a CDS encoding ATP-binding protein: MTLEDVKRIVARGEGQHIEFKRRVPTHERIAKEMIAFANTGGGTVLIGVNDDGSVVGVKDAEEEEFSLRQAVSSHCRPPVRWRSYRVPVTNKRDVLVVTVPRSGIKPHFLLPDGGGSQTAYIRVDEMSVEASPETVSLLRSETSNEGVHFEMGEQEMILLRYLEQYGSITVATWANVSNTDRSTAGELLVTLTRAGVLAHHTSDRGDYFTLHFAD; this comes from the coding sequence ATGACCCTTGAAGATGTCAAACGGATCGTGGCCAGGGGAGAGGGGCAGCACATCGAATTCAAGCGACGCGTTCCGACACACGAGCGGATTGCCAAGGAAATGATTGCCTTCGCGAACACCGGCGGAGGTACCGTATTGATCGGAGTGAACGATGATGGCTCGGTCGTGGGTGTAAAGGATGCGGAAGAAGAGGAGTTTTCGTTGCGCCAGGCCGTCTCCTCCCATTGTCGTCCGCCCGTCCGGTGGCGGAGTTATCGGGTACCGGTCACGAACAAGCGGGACGTCCTCGTCGTGACCGTGCCGCGCAGCGGAATCAAGCCGCATTTCCTGTTGCCTGATGGGGGCGGATCGCAAACGGCCTATATCCGTGTGGATGAAATGAGCGTCGAGGCGAGCCCTGAAACGGTTTCCCTGCTCCGGTCAGAGACATCCAATGAGGGCGTCCATTTCGAGATGGGCGAACAGGAAATGATCCTCTTGCGCTATCTGGAGCAGTACGGGAGCATTACCGTGGCAACGTGGGCCAATGTCTCCAATACGGATCGATCCACGGCGGGTGAACTTCTGGTGACGCTGACGCGGGCGGGTGTCCTGGCGCATCACACGAGTGACCGCGGAGACTATTTCACGCTCCACTTCGCGGACTGA
- a CDS encoding NAD(P)H-dependent glycerol-3-phosphate dehydrogenase, giving the protein MAHVAVIGSGSFGTALAISLAESGQDVRLWARREESARAMRETRRNPDYLPDATLPDSISISSDLAASVEGADLWLIATPSQAVRSVAEQLEPMSHAGLVIVSVAKGIENGTLLTTTCVLRDTLPRVPLSRLAVLYGPSHAEEIARRVPTAVVSAAYDRSVSEYIQKVFMSPTLRVYVNDDVRGVEIAGSVKNILALGAGISDGVGYGDNAKAALITRGIAEIRRLGVAMGANPRTFAGLAGIGDLIVTCMSGLSRNRNLGEKIGRGMSLEEAEAEMTMVAEGVRTTASVHDLAKKLGVEMPITEAVYCILFRGKPPLEAVQDLMMRSAKNEDWLACEEP; this is encoded by the coding sequence ATGGCGCACGTCGCCGTCATTGGAAGTGGCAGTTTCGGCACGGCACTCGCCATATCACTGGCCGAGTCCGGTCAGGACGTTCGCCTTTGGGCCAGACGGGAAGAGTCAGCCCGGGCCATGCGGGAAACCCGCCGCAACCCGGACTACCTACCCGATGCCACACTCCCTGATTCGATCTCGATTTCTTCCGATTTGGCAGCCAGCGTGGAGGGTGCGGATCTGTGGCTGATTGCCACACCCTCCCAAGCCGTGCGATCGGTTGCCGAGCAACTGGAACCGATGTCGCATGCCGGACTGGTCATCGTTTCGGTCGCCAAGGGAATCGAGAACGGGACGTTATTGACCACGACGTGTGTACTTCGTGACACACTGCCGCGTGTGCCCTTGTCCCGGTTGGCTGTGCTGTACGGACCCAGTCACGCGGAAGAAATTGCACGACGGGTTCCGACGGCCGTCGTTTCGGCGGCCTACGACCGCAGCGTCTCGGAATACATCCAGAAAGTATTCATGTCTCCGACCTTGCGGGTGTATGTGAATGATGACGTGCGGGGCGTTGAGATTGCCGGCTCGGTCAAGAACATCCTCGCCCTCGGTGCGGGTATCTCCGACGGGGTGGGGTACGGCGACAATGCCAAAGCGGCGCTCATCACACGGGGGATTGCCGAAATCCGGCGCCTTGGCGTGGCCATGGGGGCGAATCCCCGCACGTTTGCGGGTCTGGCCGGGATCGGAGACCTGATTGTCACCTGCATGAGCGGATTGAGCCGTAACCGGAATCTGGGCGAAAAGATTGGCCGGGGCATGTCGCTGGAAGAGGCGGAGGCCGAAATGACCATGGTGGCAGAAGGAGTCCGTACAACGGCGTCTGTCCATGACCTGGCCAAGAAGCTGGGGGTTGAAATGCCCATCACGGAAGCCGTCTATTGTATCCTGTTTCGTGGGAAGCCGCCGCTGGAAGCGGTCCAGGACCTGATGATGCGTTCGGCCAAAAACGAGGATTGGTTGGCGTGTGAAGAGCCATGA